ACGTTCACCGAGCACGACCTCGACGACACCGGCGCGCTGGTGCCGGTCGAGCGGCCGAAGGGGCGTAACAAGGCCGGCATCGTCGCCGGTGTGGTGAGCACCCCGACCGAGCGCTACCCCGAGGGCGTCCAGCGGGTGGTGCTGCTCGGCGACCCGACCAAGGCGCTGGGCGCGCTGGCCGAGGCCGAGTGCGCCCGCGTGATCGCCGCGCTCGACCTGGCCGAGCGGATGCAGGTGCCCGTCGACTGGTACGCCCTGTCCGCGGGCGCCCGGATCTCGATGAGCTCCGGCACCGAGAACATGGACTGGGTGGCCGCGGCGCTCAAGCGGATCGTGGAGTTCACCCAGGGCGGCGGCGAGATCAACATCGTGATCGCCGGGATCACCGTCGGCGCCCAGCCCTACTGGAACGCCGAGGCCACGATGCTCATGCACACCAAGGGCATCCTGGTGATGACGCCGGACTCGGCGATGGTGCTCACCGGCAAGCAGTCGCTGGACTTCTCCGGCGGCGTGTCGGCCGAGGACAACTACGGCATCGGCGGCTACGACCGGGTCATGGGCCCCAACGGCCAGGCGCAGTACTGGGCGCCTGACCTGCGGGCCGCTCAGGACGTGGTGATGGCCCACCACGACCACGCGTACATCGCCCCCGGCGAGTCCGCGCCGCGCCGCGCCGTCACCGCCGACCCCGCCGACCGCGACATCTCGGCGTACCCGCACTCGGCGCCCGACAGCGACTTCAGCACCGTCGGGCAGATCTTCTCCAAGGAGCACAACCCCGACCGCAAGAAGCCGTTCGACATCCGCACGGTGATGCGCGCGCTGGTCGACCAGGACCACCGGATCCTGGAGCGCTGGGCGGGCATGGCCGACGCCGACACCGCGGTCGTGCAGGACGTGCACCTGGGCGGCATCCCGGTGACGCTGCTCGGCATCGAGTCGCGCTCGGTGCCGCGGCACGGTTTCCCGCCCACCGACGGGCCGGACACGTACACCGCGGGCACCCTGTTCCCGCAGTCGTCGAAGAAGGCCGCGCGGGCCATCAACGCCGCCAGCGGCAACCGGCCGCTGGTCGTGCTGGCGAACCTGTCCGGGTTCGACGGCTCGCCGGAGTCGATGCGCAAGCTCCAGCTGGAGTACGGCGCCGAGATCGGCCGGGCGATCGTGAACTTCCGGGGCCCGATCGTGTTCTGCGTGATCTCCCGCTACCACGGCGGCGCGTTCGTCGTGTTCTCCAAGGCGCTCAACCCGAACATGACGGTGCTGGCCGTGGACGGCTCGTTCGCCTCGGTGCTCGGCGGCGCGCCCGCGGCGGCCGTGGTGTTCTCCGCCGACGTCGACGCGCGTACCGCCAAGGACCCGCGCGTGTCCGAGCTGGAGGCACGGGTCGCCGTCGCGACCGGCGGCGAGCGGGCGGCCCTGGCCGCGCAGCTGCTCGACACCCGGGCCACGGTCCGGGCGGAGAAGCTGGGCGAGGTCGCGGCCGAGTTCGACGGCGTGCACAGCATCCAGCGGGCGGTCCAGGTCGGCTCCGTCGACGCCATCGTCCGCCCCGAGGAGCTGCGCCCGCAGATCATCGCGGCGATCGAACGGGGTCTCGCCTGACCCTCACCGCGTTATCGAGGCTCCCGCCATGCTGCTCCACCAGCGTGACGGGAGCCTCGATCATTGGCGGGCGGGCGTTGTCGGGGTGCCGCCCTAGACTCCGCGGCCATGGTGACGGTGACCTTCGTCGACGAGACGACCGCGGGCGAACGCGGCACAGCATGGCATCTGGAGATCTTCGAGGAGCGGCTGACGCTGCGCGAGATCATCAGGCGGCGGGTGTTCCAGGAGGTGGCCGAGCACAACGCGGCCGGCGCCGAGGTGTTCCGCGGGCTGATCCAGCCCGGCGACACCGAGCGCGCCCTCAACGGCCCCCAGACGAAGACCCACCGGCGCGTCGACGCGGAGAAGCAGTTCGCGCTGGCCGTGGAGGCGTTCTCCCGCAACGGGTTCGTGGTGCTCGTCGACGAGCGGCAGGTCGAGGAGCTCGACACCGAGCTGCAGCTCGGGCGCAACACCGAGGTCACGTTCCTCAAGCTCGTCCCGCTGGTGGGTGGCTGATGGCACCGACGGCGCAGCACCCGCAGCAGGTGGCCGAGCTGAAGCGCCTGCTCGCGGCCGGCGACACCGAAGCGATCATGGCCCAGCTGGTGTCCCTCGCCCAGGTGAGCCACGGAGCCTGGGGATTCGGCTCTCCCTCGGTCAAGGACGTGCTGCATGCGCTGCCCGGCCCGCAACAGCGGGAGCTGCTCCGGCAACTGCTCGACCAGGCTCGCACGGCACGCACCGCCGCCGACGCGGACCACCTGTTCGAGCTGGCCGAGTGGCTGGTGCGCAGGCTGTCCCCGCCGGACCCCGCCGACGCGTTCGCGCTGGTGCTGGAGGTCGAGGGACAGCGCTGGATGTGCCATGACCCGAGCCTGGTCAGCACCGCCTGGGACCTGCTCGACCGGGGGCGGGAGCTGCCCGCCGACTTCCTGGCGATGATGCGCCGCACGGTCACCGGCAGCTACCGCCCGAAGGAGTTCCCGGCGCTGCTCGCCAAGGTCCCTGCGCAGCCGCTGCTCAACCTGGGCGAGGCCTGGTCGGACCGGGTGCTGGCCGAGGTGGCGGAGCTGGGGCAGCCCTGGCACGACCTGGTCGCGCACGCCGCGACCGCGACGCCCACGAAGATCACCAAGGCGTTCGAGGTGCGTGGCCGGGCACTGCTCGACACCGTCGGCGTGGACAAGGCGGCCGTCGTGCTGACCGGCTGGCTTTCCCTGGTCGGCCGCCCCCGCACCCGGCCCGTGGTGCGCCGCCACTACGACAGCGACGTCAACGAGCTGTTCGACCCGGTCAACGCGACCGTGCTGCGCGGCCTGATCTGGCTGGCGGGCCTGCTGCCACCGCAGCCGGACCTGGCCCGGCTGCTGGGCGCGCTCGTCGACACGTCGCTGCGCAAGGCGGCCGGGGTCGGCCCGCGCTCCCCGAAGATCGCCAACACGGCCGTGCACACCCTGGCCCGCATCGACTCCGACGACGCGCTCGCGCAGATCGCACGGCTGGCCGCCCGTGTCACCTTCAAGGGCACCCTGAAGGAGCTCAACACCGCGCTGGACACCCGCGCCGCCGCCCTGGGGCTGAGCCGCGCGGAGGTCGAGGAGCTGGCCGTGCCGACGTACGGGCTGACCGAGGTCGGCCTGCGCGTCGACCACTTCGGCGAGGTGCGCGCCGAGACCACGGTCGGCGCCGACGGTGTACGCACGGCCTGGTTCGCCGCCACCGGCCGCCCCGTGAAGTCGGCGCCCGCCGCGGTGCGCAGCGACCACGCCGAGGAGCTGCGCGAGCTGAAGGCGGCCGGCAAGGACATCGACAAGATGGTCACCGCCCAGGCCGAGCGACTCGACCGCCAGTTCCTGGCCCAGCGCACCTGGACCTACCCGGCCTGGCGCGCCCGCTACCTCGACCACCCGCTGCTGGGCACGCTCGCCCGCCGCCTGATCTGGCTCGTCGGCGAGCAGGCCCTCGCCTGGTCGGACGGCGGCCTGACCACGGTGGACGGCACCGCCGTGACCCCGGCTGACGGGGCGGAGGTGCGGCTGTGGCACCCCATCGGCCGGCCGGTCGAGGAGGTGCTGGCGTGGCGGGAACGGCTGGAACGCGACCTGGTCGTGCAGCCGTTCAAGCAGGCCCACCGCGAGGTGTACCTGCTCACCGCGGCCGAGGAGAACACCCGGACCTACTCCAACCGGTACGCCGCCCACGTCCTGCGCCAGCACCAGTTCCATGCGCTGGCCGCCACCCGCGGCTGGCGCAACCGGCTGCGGCTCATGGTCGACGACGAGTACCCGCCGGCCGCCCGGGAGCTGCCCGAATGGGGTCTGCGCGCCGAGTTCTGGGTCGAGGGCATCGGGCACGAGTACGGCGACGACACCACCGAGAGCGGCGCGTACCTGCGCCTGGCCACCGACCAGGTGCGCTTCTACGCCGTGGACGCGCCCGAGCACAGCGCGCACGCCGGTGGCGGCGGTTACCACCGCGGCTGGCGCGGCCGCCCCGGCGACGGCATCCCGCTGGACCAGGTCCCGCCGCTGGTGTTCAGCGAGGTGATGCGTGACGTGGACCTGTTCGTCGGCGTCGCCAGCGTCGGCAACGACCCGACCTGGCAGGACGGCGGCCCCGACGGGCGGTTCGCCGACTACTGGACCTCGTACAGCTTCGGCGAGCTGACCGCGACCGCGCAGACCCGGCGCGACCTGCTGCGGCGGCTGGTGCCGCGGCTGGCGATCGCCGACCGCGCCACCGTCGAGGACCGCTTCCTCGTGGTACGGGGCGACCTGCGCACCTACCGGATCCACCTGGGCTCGGGCAACATCCTGATGAGCCCCAACGACCAGTACCTGTGCATCGTGCCGAACCAGCGCGCCGACACCGGGACCGGCGGGGTGTTCCTGCCGTTCGAGGGAGACCGCGTGCTGGCGGTGATCCTCAGCAAGGCGATGCTGCTCGCCCGCGACACGGCCATCACCGACCCCACCATCACCCGCCAGCTCCAGCTATGAACTCCACGGGCCGGACCCCGGTTTGACAACCGCCGGGGTCCGGAGTGGACGATGCCGTCGTGAGAATCCTCGTGATCGGCGGCAGCGGCCTGATCGGCGCCCACGTGACGGACGTGCTCGGCGAGCGCGGGCACACCGTGTCCACCGTCGGCGATCTGCTGCTCAGCCCGCTGTTCGTGGAGCCGGTGACGGGCCGCTCGCTCGATGAGGCGATCCACGAGGATTCTCACGACGGCATCGGTACTTGATCACGGGTGATGGGATACTGCCCCGGTGACCGTTCCCGCGCGCATCAGCATCGTGACGCTCGGCGTGGCCGACCTCGCCCGTTCGACCGCGTTCTACCGGGCGCTCGGCTGGCCGCTGTCCGGCCGCTCGTCTGTTGAGATCAGCTTTTTCCGCACCGGCGGCGCGTTGCTGGCCCTCTACCCCACCGCGGCGCTGGCCGCCGACGCGCTGCTGCCCGCGCAGGACGTCACCGGCTTCCGGGGCGGCACCTACGCGATCAACGTGGGTTCGGAGTCCGCGGTGGACGCGTCGCTCGCCGTCGCCGTGGCGGCCGGGGCAGAGCTGCTCAAGCCCGCGCAGAAGGTCGAGTGGGGCGGCTACTCGGGCTACTTCGCCGACCCCGACGGGCACGCCTGGGAGATCGCGTACAACCCGTTCTGGCCGCTCAACGACCAGGGCCTGCCCGAACTGCCGGAGCCCGCCCAACCCGCATGATCTGCCCGCGGCATGGCATGGGTGCGTACACCGATGCGGCCAGGCTGTGCAGCGCGGCTGGTGACGGCGGACGCGGTGGTCAGCGGTTGCTCGCCACCACCACGGCCACTGTCCCGAGCAGCGGAATCGCGGTGACCGCCCAGCTCAGGCCGACGTGCATGACCGCGTTGCGGGAGAACAGCCGCGACCTGGCGGCCGGTGCGGCGTGCGGGCCGGTCGGGGTGCCGGCCGCGGGGGCCGGACGGTAGAACGAGCCCCGGCCGACCGCCCAGGCCACCGACACCACGACTTTTTCGAGATCGGACTCATCTAGATAGGCCAACGTCGATGACAAACGTGGGCCGGGTCACGCCAGCGCCGCCGCCTTGCGCAGGAGCACGGAGCGTTCGCGCAGGTTGGCACAGAGGCGGGCGGCGAGCTCCAGCTCCGCTCGCGCCTCGGCGGTACGGCCGAGCCGGGCCAGCAGCTCGCCGCGCACGCTCGGCACCAGGTACGACCCCGGCAGCCGGTCGGTCGCCACCAGCTCGTCGACGATCTCCAACGCGGGTCCGGGTCCGGTGGCCATGGCGACGGCCACGGCCCGGTTCAGCTCGACGACCGGCGACGGCGCCACCCTGCCCAGCGCCTCGTACAGCAGCACGATGCGCTCCCAGTCGGTGTCGGCGACCGACGGCGCCGCCGCGTGGCACGCGGCGATCGCCGCCTGCAGGCCGTACGGCCCCAGCCCGCGCCCGGCGGCCGAGGCGCGGCCCAGCGCGGCCAGGCCACGGCGGATCGCCGACCGGTCCCACAGCCGCCGGTCCTGGTCCTCCAGCAGCACCGGCTCACCGTCGGGCCCGGTCCGGGCGGGGAACCGGGCCGCCGTCAGCTCGCACAGCGCCAGCAGCCCCGACACCTCCGGCTCGGCCGGCAGCAGCGCGGCCAGGGTCCGGGCCAGCCGGATCGCCTCGTACGCCAGATCACGGCGCAGCAGGCTGTCCCCGGCCGTCGCCGTCGAACCCTCCGTGAAGATCACGTAGAGCACGCTCAGTACGCTCCCGAGCCGCTCGCGCCGCTGCTCGGCGGGCGGCAGCTCGAACGGCACGTGCGCCGCGGCGATCGTCTTCTTGGCCCGGGTGATCCGCGCCTGCACGGTCGGCACCGGCACCAGGAACGCCCGCGCGATCTCCTCGCTGGACAGGCCGCCGACCGCGCGCAGCGTCAGCGCGACCCGCGCCTCCGGCGCCAGCACCGGATGGCACGCGATGAAGATCAGCGAGAGGATGTCGTCCTCGATCCGGTCCGGGTCCCACAGCTCCCCCGACCGGTCGGCGGGCACCGTCACGCCCGCGCTGTGCTCGCCCTCGCCGAGCCCACGCGCGAGCATCGCGTACCGCTCGTCGCGGGCCGACCGGCGGCGGAACAGGTCGATCGCCCGGCGGCGGGCGGTGGCGAGCAGCCAGCCCACCGCGTCCCGGGGCGCCCCGTCCCGCGACCAGGAGACCAGTGCCTCGGCCACCGCCTCCTGCGCGACGTCCTCGGCCAGCGCGAAGTCCCCGGTGTAGCGGGCCAGCGCGGCCACGATCCGGGCGGACTCGATGCGCCAGACGGCCTCGACGGCCCGCCGCGCCGACTCGGCGATCAGCGGGCCGTCGGTGGCGGCGTCCATCAGAGCTGGCCGGTGCGCTCGCGCCACGCCCGCTCCCTGATGATCCACTCGTTGTCCTGCGGGAACTCGTCGATGGTCGGCACCCGGCGGATCTCGCACTTCGAGCCGGCCGTGGCGGGCATCCGCTTCGCCCACTCGACCGCCTCCTCCTTGGTGGCCACGTCGATCAGGTAGAAGCCGCCGAACAGCTCCTTCGTCTCGCCGTACGGGCCGTCGGTGACCACCGGCGTCTCGCCGCTGTAGTCGACCACCACGCCCTGGCCCGCATCGTCCAGGCCCTCGGCGGCGATCAGCACGCCGGCCCGGATCAGCTCCTCGTTGAAGCGGCCGACGGTCTCCAGCATCTCCTCGAACGGGGTCTCCATCATCTTCGCGAGCGACTCGTCCGTCGCGCGCATGATCAGCATGTACTTCGCCATCTCGGTTCTCCTTGCCGTGCGGGCCGTCTCTCGACCCTCTCACCCCGAGGTCGAACGGCCCGCGCGCGGATCGACACGGCGCCGGAAATTTCTCCGAAGATTTTCTGCCCGGCCGTTTGTGCTGCCGACGGCGCTGCGGTCAGCTCGTGGCCGCCGCGCCGACCAGCCGCGGCGACACGTCCGGGAACGAGCCGTCCCCGAACATGATCCGCGCCGCCGCGCCGCGTCCCGCCCCCGTGCGCAGCAACGCGACCGCGGCTTCCGCCGCCGCCACCGACCGGATGCCCGCGAACATCCGCCGCAGCGCCAGCCGCCCCCGGAACCGCGCCCGCAGCCCGTTCCCGTCGTAGCGCCGCAGCAGGCCCTCGTCGCCGGTGCGCAGGTATCCGGCCGCCACCGACGCGGCCAGCTCGGACAGCCGCAGGCACGGGTCCAGCCCGCCCGCCGTCAGCGGCGACACCGCGCCTGCCGCGTCCCCGACGAGCAGCCCGGCCGGGCACGCTATCCGTCGCAGCACCCCTCCCACCGGGATCGGGCCGCCCCGGCGCGCGACCTGGCCGGCCGGCGCGGCCCGGCCGGGCGCGGTCGCGGCGAACTCCTCCAGCAGATGGCGTACGCCGGTGCGCATCTGCTCCGGATCGCCCGCCACCCCGACGTGCGCGTGCTCGCCGTCGTCGATGACCCAGCCCAGGTAGCCGGGGGCGATCCTCGGGTCCAGCACGCAGTGGAACGCCGGGCTCGTGGTGCCCGACTCGATCGGATGGACCAGCTCGGCACCCACCAGGAACCGCCGGTTGACGTCCAGCCCGAGGTCACGGGCCACCCGCGAGCGGGCGCCGTCGGCCCCGACGACGAACCTGGCCGCCACCGGCTCCGCGCCCTCCAGCAGCACCACTCCCCCCGCCGTCCCGGCGTAGCGCACGCCCAGCAGCACCTGGGCACCGGCGGCCTGCGCCGCGCGGTGCGCGTGCTCGTAGACGGCCGCCATGTCGGCCACCCGGTACTCGTCGCGGTCGCTGGCCAGATGCACCGGCGCTCGCCGCGAAGGCGGGTAGAGCAGCACGTCCCGGACACCGGGCCCGAGCAGGTGGCCGGGCAGGTCGAAGTCGTCGAGCGTACGCCGCACGAAGATCCCCGTGGTGCGGATGCCCGCCGCCAGGGACCTGC
The Catellatospora sp. IY07-71 DNA segment above includes these coding regions:
- a CDS encoding DUF4132 domain-containing protein translates to MAPTAQHPQQVAELKRLLAAGDTEAIMAQLVSLAQVSHGAWGFGSPSVKDVLHALPGPQQRELLRQLLDQARTARTAADADHLFELAEWLVRRLSPPDPADAFALVLEVEGQRWMCHDPSLVSTAWDLLDRGRELPADFLAMMRRTVTGSYRPKEFPALLAKVPAQPLLNLGEAWSDRVLAEVAELGQPWHDLVAHAATATPTKITKAFEVRGRALLDTVGVDKAAVVLTGWLSLVGRPRTRPVVRRHYDSDVNELFDPVNATVLRGLIWLAGLLPPQPDLARLLGALVDTSLRKAAGVGPRSPKIANTAVHTLARIDSDDALAQIARLAARVTFKGTLKELNTALDTRAAALGLSRAEVEELAVPTYGLTEVGLRVDHFGEVRAETTVGADGVRTAWFAATGRPVKSAPAAVRSDHAEELRELKAAGKDIDKMVTAQAERLDRQFLAQRTWTYPAWRARYLDHPLLGTLARRLIWLVGEQALAWSDGGLTTVDGTAVTPADGAEVRLWHPIGRPVEEVLAWRERLERDLVVQPFKQAHREVYLLTAAEENTRTYSNRYAAHVLRQHQFHALAATRGWRNRLRLMVDDEYPPAARELPEWGLRAEFWVEGIGHEYGDDTTESGAYLRLATDQVRFYAVDAPEHSAHAGGGGYHRGWRGRPGDGIPLDQVPPLVFSEVMRDVDLFVGVASVGNDPTWQDGGPDGRFADYWTSYSFGELTATAQTRRDLLRRLVPRLAIADRATVEDRFLVVRGDLRTYRIHLGSGNILMSPNDQYLCIVPNQRADTGTGGVFLPFEGDRVLAVILSKAMLLARDTAITDPTITRQLQL
- a CDS encoding NAD-dependent epimerase/dehydratase family protein — its product is MRILVIGGSGLIGAHVTDVLGERGHTVSTVGDLLLSPLFVEPVTGRSLDEAIHEDSHDGIGT
- a CDS encoding VOC family protein, with the translated sequence MTVPARISIVTLGVADLARSTAFYRALGWPLSGRSSVEISFFRTGGALLALYPTAALAADALLPAQDVTGFRGGTYAINVGSESAVDASLAVAVAAGAELLKPAQKVEWGGYSGYFADPDGHAWEIAYNPFWPLNDQGLPELPEPAQPA
- a CDS encoding RNA polymerase sigma factor → MDAATDGPLIAESARRAVEAVWRIESARIVAALARYTGDFALAEDVAQEAVAEALVSWSRDGAPRDAVGWLLATARRRAIDLFRRRSARDERYAMLARGLGEGEHSAGVTVPADRSGELWDPDRIEDDILSLIFIACHPVLAPEARVALTLRAVGGLSSEEIARAFLVPVPTVQARITRAKKTIAAAHVPFELPPAEQRRERLGSVLSVLYVIFTEGSTATAGDSLLRRDLAYEAIRLARTLAALLPAEPEVSGLLALCELTAARFPARTGPDGEPVLLEDQDRRLWDRSAIRRGLAALGRASAAGRGLGPYGLQAAIAACHAAAPSVADTDWERIVLLYEALGRVAPSPVVELNRAVAVAMATGPGPALEIVDELVATDRLPGSYLVPSVRGELLARLGRTAEARAELELAARLCANLRERSVLLRKAAALA
- a CDS encoding YciI family protein, whose amino-acid sequence is MAKYMLIMRATDESLAKMMETPFEEMLETVGRFNEELIRAGVLIAAEGLDDAGQGVVVDYSGETPVVTDGPYGETKELFGGFYLIDVATKEEAVEWAKRMPATAGSKCEIRRVPTIDEFPQDNEWIIRERAWRERTGQL
- a CDS encoding NAD(P)/FAD-dependent oxidoreductase, which translates into the protein MRTVDVLVVGAGLAGLHTARLLAGRELTVMVVDRRRSLAAGIRTTGIFVRRTLDDFDLPGHLLGPGVRDVLLYPPSRRAPVHLASDRDEYRVADMAAVYEHAHRAAQAAGAQVLLGVRYAGTAGGVVLLEGAEPVAARFVVGADGARSRVARDLGLDVNRRFLVGAELVHPIESGTTSPAFHCVLDPRIAPGYLGWVIDDGEHAHVGVAGDPEQMRTGVRHLLEEFAATAPGRAAPAGQVARRGGPIPVGGVLRRIACPAGLLVGDAAGAVSPLTAGGLDPCLRLSELAASVAAGYLRTGDEGLLRRYDGNGLRARFRGRLALRRMFAGIRSVAAAEAAVALLRTGAGRGAAARIMFGDGSFPDVSPRLVGAAATS